The following are encoded in a window of Aromatoleum petrolei genomic DNA:
- the pqqD gene encoding pyrroloquinoline quinone biosynthesis peptide chaperone PqqD produces the protein MSAAEACPRVSRRFRLQWEEAQSAWVLLYPEGMVKLNQSAGEILRRCDGSRTVAAIVAELEEAFGASGLADDVANFLAMARTQQWIET, from the coding sequence ATGAGCGCCGCCGAAGCCTGCCCGCGCGTGTCGCGCCGCTTCCGCCTGCAGTGGGAAGAGGCGCAGAGTGCCTGGGTGCTGCTCTATCCTGAAGGGATGGTGAAGCTCAACCAGAGCGCGGGCGAGATCCTGCGCCGCTGCGACGGCAGCCGCACGGTGGCGGCGATCGTCGCGGAGCTGGAAGAGGCTTTCGGCGCGAGCGGGCTCGCCGACGACGTCGCGAACTTTCTCGCGATGGCGCGTACCCAGCAGTGGATCGAAACGTAA